A single Cannabis sativa cultivar Pink pepper isolate KNU-18-1 chromosome 7, ASM2916894v1, whole genome shotgun sequence DNA region contains:
- the LOC115697449 gene encoding phosphatidylinositol:ceramide inositolphosphotransferase 1 isoform X2: MSFYIGRESSKLWKRICAETATELNLLTENWKYLLGGLVCQYIHGLAARGVHYIHRPGPTLQDVGFIVLPELGLDKAYISETLFSFIFLSFFLWTFHPFIFKSKKIYTVLVWCRVLAFLVASQILRVLTFYSTQLPGPNYHCREGSKLARLPPPNSAFEVFLLNFPRGVIYGCGDLIFSSHMIFTLVFVLTYQKYGTRRCIKQLAWLLAVIQSFLIVASRKHYTVDVVVAWYTVNLVVFFIDKKLPELPDRSGGASLLLPLTAKDKDGRTKEENHKLLNGNSGDPADWRQRTQVNGKILEDGNTVHADGAMNGA, from the exons ATGTCGTTTTACATTGGTCGCGAGTCGTCAAAG CTATGGAAGAGAATTTGCGCAGAGACAGCCACAGAGCTCAATCTTCTTACCGAGAATTGGAAATATCTTCTAGGGGGACTTGTTTGTCAG TACATACATGGTCTGGCTGCCCGTGGAGTTCATTATATACATAGACCGGGGCCAACACTTCAGGATGTGGGCTTCATAGTACTACCT GAGCTTGGGTTAGACAAAGCATATATCAGTGAGACTTTGTTCAGCTTTATCTTTCTGTCATTTTTCTTG TGGACTTTCCATCCTTTCATTTTCAAGAGCAAAAAGATCTACACAGTTCTTGTATGGTGCAGGGTTCTAGCTTTCTTAGTT GCTTCTCAAATTCTCCGAGTTTTAACATTCTATTCAACCCAGCTTCCTGGTCCAAATTACCATTGTCGAGAG GGTTCAAAGCTTGCCAGGCTGCCTCCTCCCAATAGTGCTTTTGAAGTCTTCTTGTTAAATT TTCCTCGAGGCGTTATATATGGCTGTGGTGATTTGATATTTTCATCTCACATGATCTTTACTCTGGTCTTTGTGCTCACCTATCAGAAATACGGAACTCGCAG GTGTATAAAGCAGCTTGCTTGGTTACTTGCCGTCATCCAGAGCTTTTTGATTGTGGCGTCACGCAAACATTATACAGTTGATGTTGTTGTTGCTTG GTATACTGTCAACTTGGTTGTATTCTTTATTGACAAAAAGTTACCAG AATTGCCTGATCGGAGTGGAGGTGCATCTCTGTTACTGCCACTGACCGCCAAGGATAAGGACGGAAGAACCAAAGAGGAGAACCACAAACTCTTAAACGGGAATTCGGGGGACCCTGCTGATTGG AGGCAACGAACTCAAGTCAACGGGAAAATACTTGAAGATGGAAACACAGTCCATGCTGATGGTGCTATGAACGGTGCTTAA
- the LOC115697449 gene encoding phosphatidylinositol:ceramide inositolphosphotransferase 1 isoform X1, producing the protein MEVVVTLNTRKRRGRRRCRFTLVASRQRLVFSILWKGFELWKRICAETATELNLLTENWKYLLGGLVCQYIHGLAARGVHYIHRPGPTLQDVGFIVLPELGLDKAYISETLFSFIFLSFFLWTFHPFIFKSKKIYTVLVWCRVLAFLVASQILRVLTFYSTQLPGPNYHCREGSKLARLPPPNSAFEVFLLNFPRGVIYGCGDLIFSSHMIFTLVFVLTYQKYGTRRCIKQLAWLLAVIQSFLIVASRKHYTVDVVVAWYTVNLVVFFIDKKLPELPDRSGGASLLLPLTAKDKDGRTKEENHKLLNGNSGDPADWRQRTQVNGKILEDGNTVHADGAMNGA; encoded by the exons ATGGAAGTGGTGGTTACACTTAATACACGAAAAAGAAGAGGAAGGAGAAGATGTCGTTTTACATTGGTCGCGAGTCGTCAAAGGTTGGTCTTTTCTATCCTTTGGAAGGGATTTgag CTATGGAAGAGAATTTGCGCAGAGACAGCCACAGAGCTCAATCTTCTTACCGAGAATTGGAAATATCTTCTAGGGGGACTTGTTTGTCAG TACATACATGGTCTGGCTGCCCGTGGAGTTCATTATATACATAGACCGGGGCCAACACTTCAGGATGTGGGCTTCATAGTACTACCT GAGCTTGGGTTAGACAAAGCATATATCAGTGAGACTTTGTTCAGCTTTATCTTTCTGTCATTTTTCTTG TGGACTTTCCATCCTTTCATTTTCAAGAGCAAAAAGATCTACACAGTTCTTGTATGGTGCAGGGTTCTAGCTTTCTTAGTT GCTTCTCAAATTCTCCGAGTTTTAACATTCTATTCAACCCAGCTTCCTGGTCCAAATTACCATTGTCGAGAG GGTTCAAAGCTTGCCAGGCTGCCTCCTCCCAATAGTGCTTTTGAAGTCTTCTTGTTAAATT TTCCTCGAGGCGTTATATATGGCTGTGGTGATTTGATATTTTCATCTCACATGATCTTTACTCTGGTCTTTGTGCTCACCTATCAGAAATACGGAACTCGCAG GTGTATAAAGCAGCTTGCTTGGTTACTTGCCGTCATCCAGAGCTTTTTGATTGTGGCGTCACGCAAACATTATACAGTTGATGTTGTTGTTGCTTG GTATACTGTCAACTTGGTTGTATTCTTTATTGACAAAAAGTTACCAG AATTGCCTGATCGGAGTGGAGGTGCATCTCTGTTACTGCCACTGACCGCCAAGGATAAGGACGGAAGAACCAAAGAGGAGAACCACAAACTCTTAAACGGGAATTCGGGGGACCCTGCTGATTGG AGGCAACGAACTCAAGTCAACGGGAAAATACTTGAAGATGGAAACACAGTCCATGCTGATGGTGCTATGAACGGTGCTTAA